The window AGATTCCATCGTGTACGGCGGACCGCAGGGGTGGAATCCTCATCTCTTCCGGACCTGAACAAACGAGAGTTGGGCATATAACCCCTTCGGATCGGAACTGTCCGATCCAATCTCGTTCGTTTCGACCCGTGGCGTCGGCGGCGAACCGCCGACGACCGTTCGGATCAAAACGAAGTCGGGTGGGACATATAAACCCATCGTCTCGGATACACCGAGACCGACTCGTTTGTCAGGTCTGAGATCACGGGACGGATCGAACGTCCCGCGACCACGTCGTATCGTTCTTCGCATTACATTCGGATGGCACGGGGATATAAAAGACCGTCGTCTCGAGAGCACATTGAGAAAGGACAACGAACTACGTGGCAAGGAAAATTGGCACAAAGTACATGGGAGATCCGACGAGAATGTAGGGTATTCAGGAGACGACCGGCAGAGATGGACATCGAAGCTTTACATGAACGTGGACGCGAGCGGATCGAAGAGCTCGGAGCGACGCTTGGCGTACGCGACGCCGTCGTAGAAACTGCAGGAGCTATCTTCACCAGGGTGTATACAGAAGAGACACAGCAGGGGCGCTCACTGGCCACAGTCGCGGCTGCAGCGCTGTACGTCGCGTGCAAACAGGAGGGCGCGCCCGTGACATCAAGCGCGATCGCGGACGCAGCGGATATCGAACACTCACATCTGCTACGACGGTCGAAGTGGGTACAGACGGAGATCGGAACACCAGTCGATACGTTCAACCCGAAACCGTTCGTCGACGAGTACGCCAATACTCTCGGACTGAGCGATGAGACGCGTGAACTCGCACGAAACGTCGTCACTGTGGCGACTGAGGAGGGTGTTGCGTCTGGGAAGTCGCCGTCCGGATTTGCGGCGGCTGCCATCTACTACGCAGCAAAGCTCCGAGACGAAACCTGTACGCAAGATGATGTCC of the Natranaeroarchaeum aerophilus genome contains:
- a CDS encoding transcription initiation factor IIB family protein gives rise to the protein MDIEALHERGRERIEELGATLGVRDAVVETAGAIFTRVYTEETQQGRSLATVAAAALYVACKQEGAPVTSSAIADAADIEHSHLLRRSKWVQTEIGTPVDTFNPKPFVDEYANTLGLSDETRELARNVVTVATEEGVASGKSPSGFAAAAIYYAAKLRDETCTQDDVHEASGVSKITIRNRYQEQAEVVGDVTR